One window of Anaerolineales bacterium genomic DNA carries:
- a CDS encoding DUF456 domain-containing protein, translating to MDPKTLELFLQVFFEVITFAVLVFGLLGLLIPVFPGLTVMWLAILVYAIIQASLDNMTWVGWLLFVLITLLMIGGNVADNFIIAKHMRDKDIPWSSILWSFAAGIVVSLFFTPIMGIIASPVALFLAEWRRLKVRDTALANTKAWMTGWGWAIAARMGIGVVMIIFWGLWAWTTA from the coding sequence GTGGATCCAAAAACATTGGAACTGTTTTTGCAGGTTTTCTTTGAAGTGATTACCTTTGCCGTGCTTGTTTTCGGTTTGCTCGGCTTGTTGATTCCCGTTTTTCCCGGTCTGACCGTGATGTGGCTAGCCATCCTGGTTTATGCCATTATTCAGGCTTCCCTCGATAATATGACCTGGGTGGGCTGGCTGCTCTTCGTGCTCATTACCCTATTGATGATCGGTGGGAATGTGGCGGATAACTTCATCATTGCCAAGCACATGCGCGACAAGGACATCCCTTGGAGTTCGATCCTCTGGTCTTTCGCGGCGGGCATCGTCGTCAGTTTGTTCTTCACGCCGATCATGGGGATCATCGCCTCGCCCGTGGCATTATTCCTTGCAGAATGGCGCAGGCTCAAAGTAAGGGATACGGCGCTCGCCAACACCAAAGCCTGGATGACCGGTTGGGGTTGGGCGATTGCCGCGAGGATGGGAATTGGCGTGGTCATGATCATTTTCTGGGGCTTGTGGGCTTGGACGACTGCGTAG
- a CDS encoding radical SAM protein, which yields MNIFNRLADRFAKVTPLPEGMHHLQSESADKKPYRVHLRLRGDGSGVFIVNAATVLHLNPTAAEYAYHFIKGTEPAEAAKQIASRYRVRKNIALEDYQDFLDRIETLVTSQDVDPVSYLGFERVSPHSADLPAPLRLDCALTYRLPEDTQAEYAPVKRVDRELTTDEWKSILDTAWRMGVPHVTFTGGEPTLREDLPELIAHAEKNGQVCGLLSDGLKLADKDYRQLLLQTGLDHLLFLLQPENERSWQALEAIMPDDLFVTVHITINKQIAANITATLEKLAALQVKSISFSLADLSLKNELDAVTQKAADLNIKVNFDLPVPYSAQNPVALETEEDGVPTGAGKAWLYVEPDGDVLPAQGMAENVLGNLLEDNWESIYR from the coding sequence ATGAATATCTTCAATCGTCTTGCAGACCGTTTCGCAAAGGTCACGCCCCTGCCCGAAGGAATGCATCACCTGCAATCTGAATCGGCGGATAAAAAACCGTACCGCGTCCATCTCCGCCTGCGCGGGGATGGTTCCGGCGTGTTCATCGTCAACGCCGCCACGGTATTGCACCTCAACCCGACTGCCGCGGAATATGCCTATCACTTCATCAAAGGCACCGAGCCTGCCGAAGCCGCAAAACAGATCGCCTCCCGCTATCGTGTCAGGAAAAACATCGCGCTCGAAGATTACCAGGATTTTCTCGACCGCATCGAAACTCTTGTCACATCGCAGGATGTCGACCCCGTTTCCTATCTGGGATTCGAAAGAGTTTCTCCCCATTCAGCAGACTTGCCCGCCCCGCTCCGCCTGGACTGTGCGTTGACGTATAGACTCCCGGAAGACACTCAAGCGGAATATGCGCCTGTCAAACGCGTTGACCGCGAATTGACCACCGATGAATGGAAATCCATTCTAGATACCGCCTGGCGCATGGGAGTCCCGCATGTCACTTTCACGGGCGGCGAACCCACCTTGCGCGAAGACCTGCCCGAACTCATCGCCCATGCCGAAAAGAACGGTCAAGTCTGCGGCTTGCTCAGCGACGGCTTGAAACTCGCCGACAAGGATTATCGTCAATTGCTTTTGCAAACCGGGCTTGACCATTTGCTCTTCCTGCTCCAACCTGAAAATGAAAGGTCATGGCAGGCGCTTGAAGCCATCATGCCCGATGACCTTTTCGTCACCGTTCATATCACCATCAATAAACAAATTGCCGCCAATATCACCGCAACGCTCGAGAAACTTGCCGCGCTTCAGGTCAAAAGCATTTCATTCAGCCTTGCAGACCTTTCTTTGAAAAATGAACTCGATGCGGTCACCCAAAAAGCCGCCGACCTCAATATCAAGGTCAATTTCGATCTGCCCGTCCCGTACTCGGCTCAGAATCCTGTCGCGCTCGAAACTGAGGAGGATGGAGTTCCCACCGGTGCGGGCAAAGCCTGGTTATATGTCGAACCCGACGGCGATGTCCTTCCCGCGCAGGGCATGGCGGAAAACGTCCTTGGCAATCTGCTCGAAGACAATTGGGAAAGCATCTATCGTTGA
- a CDS encoding dual specificity protein phosphatase family protein, producing MAKIPIIESYWVEENLFLAGEYPGSFNPDEARKKIDSFLESGIRTFIDLTQPHELVPYESILKEEARIYECKTEYHRISIRDGSIPSAQTMGLILDTIDSAIEDNSPVYVHCWGGVGRTGTVVGCYFVRRGMSAKQALERLDVLYKTRPRDIFLRTSPETQEQFDFVRNWRESPAP from the coding sequence ATGGCAAAAATCCCCATCATCGAATCCTACTGGGTGGAGGAAAACCTCTTCCTGGCTGGTGAATATCCCGGCAGCTTTAATCCGGACGAGGCGCGAAAGAAGATCGACTCGTTTTTGGAAAGCGGAATCCGCACCTTCATCGATCTGACCCAGCCGCACGAACTTGTCCCGTATGAGTCGATCCTGAAGGAAGAAGCGCGGATTTACGAGTGTAAGACTGAATATCACCGCATCAGCATCCGCGATGGGAGCATCCCTTCGGCGCAGACCATGGGACTTATTCTGGATACGATCGATTCTGCGATCGAAGACAACAGCCCGGTTTACGTCCATTGTTGGGGCGGAGTGGGGCGGACGGGCACGGTGGTGGGGTGTTATTTTGTACGCAGAGGGATGTCTGCAAAGCAGGCCCTGGAACGCCTGGATGTGTTGTATAAAACCCGTCCGCGCGATATTTTCCTGCGTACTTCCCCCGAAACACAAGAGCAATTCGATTTTGTGCGGAATTGGCGCGAATCACCTGCACCCTGA
- a CDS encoding YgiT-type zinc finger protein, translating into MNNPGDELIPCNECHAGVFRPRHVTYFTWLGGELITVPHFPAWVCDVCGRCEYDERAIQWLNILLDPNAGKPTSQNRRTPPRPLPQSGIRPPMPKS; encoded by the coding sequence ATGAACAATCCCGGCGACGAACTGATTCCCTGTAACGAATGCCATGCGGGCGTATTTCGACCGCGGCATGTCACCTACTTTACCTGGCTGGGCGGAGAATTGATCACGGTGCCCCATTTCCCAGCCTGGGTCTGCGATGTTTGCGGCCGCTGCGAATATGATGAACGCGCGATCCAGTGGTTGAACATTTTGCTCGATCCGAACGCGGGGAAACCCACCTCTCAGAATCGACGCACCCCGCCTCGTCCCCTGCCTCAAAGCGGGATTCGCCCGCCCATGCCCAAATCCTAG
- a CDS encoding class I SAM-dependent methyltransferase, whose protein sequence is MNWHARYLQQAAWTRDLSAYLFDKAGLKKAKHVLEVGCGTGAILCGLETPAPPHGLDLNPIALTQASVNAPAASLTCGNGLSLPYHSNLFDIVFCHYYLLWVKDPLQAVLEMKRVTKRGGHILALAEPDYYARVDKPDALRPLGEWQRDALKRQGADPGFGAKLAETFFQAGIQLKEAGTIQGGVNEPSAREREMEWAVINADLGEVVSGEEIQKMKALDDEAWAKGGRVLYVPTYFAWGQK, encoded by the coding sequence ATGAACTGGCACGCTCGATACCTCCAGCAAGCCGCATGGACTCGTGACCTGTCTGCTTATCTTTTTGACAAGGCGGGACTAAAGAAAGCGAAACACGTGCTTGAAGTTGGATGCGGCACGGGCGCCATCCTGTGCGGACTCGAAACCCCCGCCCCGCCTCACGGCTTGGACCTGAATCCTATCGCGTTGACCCAGGCTTCGGTCAACGCTCCAGCGGCTTCATTGACTTGCGGAAACGGGCTTTCCCTTCCATATCATTCCAACTTATTCGATATTGTCTTTTGCCATTACTACTTGTTGTGGGTGAAAGACCCGTTGCAAGCTGTGCTCGAAATGAAGCGTGTGACGAAACGCGGCGGTCACATCCTTGCATTGGCAGAACCGGATTATTATGCGCGAGTGGACAAGCCTGACGCATTACGTCCACTGGGGGAGTGGCAGAGAGACGCGTTAAAACGTCAGGGCGCGGATCCGGGATTCGGCGCAAAACTTGCGGAGACTTTCTTTCAGGCCGGGATCCAACTCAAAGAAGCGGGAACCATTCAAGGCGGAGTCAATGAGCCGTCTGCCCGGGAGCGGGAGATGGAATGGGCGGTGATCAACGCCGATTTGGGCGAAGTCGTTTCCGGGGAGGAAATCCAAAAAATGAAAGCATTGGATGATGAAGCCTGGGCGAAGGGAGGGCGTGTGTTGTATGTGCCGACGTATTTTGCATGGGGGCAAAAGTAG
- the lepB gene encoding signal peptidase I — METLEQVTTEEAAQTQEGTHWKRFVRDMLETLLLAVVLFVGINAVSARVRVDGYSMRPTLEDGEFVLVSKLSYRFGEYERGDIIVFHFPLNPKEELIKRVIGLPGDQVKVEGNQVYVNGQVLNEEYIFEAPLYSGEWTVTDGFLFVLGDNRNNSNDSKDWGLLPQENVVGRAVLIYWPPPMWSVLEHTAASASQ, encoded by the coding sequence TTGGAAACATTGGAACAAGTCACGACGGAGGAAGCCGCCCAAACACAGGAAGGGACGCATTGGAAACGATTTGTCCGCGATATGCTTGAGACGCTCCTGTTGGCGGTCGTCCTGTTTGTCGGGATCAATGCGGTCTCAGCGCGTGTCCGCGTGGATGGCTACAGCATGCGGCCCACCCTCGAAGACGGCGAGTTCGTGCTGGTAAGTAAACTGAGTTACAGGTTCGGTGAGTATGAACGCGGCGACATTATCGTTTTTCATTTTCCGCTCAACCCGAAAGAGGAATTGATCAAACGCGTGATAGGCCTGCCCGGCGATCAGGTAAAAGTGGAGGGGAATCAAGTGTATGTCAACGGGCAAGTATTGAACGAAGAATACATATTCGAAGCCCCGCTCTATTCCGGTGAATGGACGGTGACGGATGGCTTTCTCTTTGTGCTTGGCGATAACCGCAACAACTCGAACGACTCGAAGGATTGGGGGCTCCTGCCCCAGGAAAATGTTGTGGGCAGGGCTGTGTTGATCTATTGGCCCCCGCCCATGTGGTCGGTCCTTGAACACACGGCCGCATCCGCATCTCAATAA
- the serS gene encoding serine--tRNA ligase, translating into MLDINLLRETPEIVRKALTDRQDDPARVDSILQLDEKRRSLLSQVEQLKAERNTVSKEIGKMKDEAERQSKIEAMRLVGDKIAELDKDVTGVESELNYLMSTLPNIPDPRTPIGKDDSENPVIKTVGEPRRFDFKPLPHWDLGPALGIIDFERGTKLTGSRFYILQKAGARLQRALIAWMLDLHVRQGYQEEYLPFMVKTATVYGAGQLPKFADNLYKDHEEDYYFVPTAEIPLTGLHMDEILNEAELPKLYTAYTPCFRREKMSAGRDVRGIKRGHQFDKVEMYVYCKPEESEAMHQKMLKDAEETCARLEIPYRVKQLCTGDIGFGATITYDLELWAPGCDEWLEVSSVSNDTDFQARRSNIKYRPADGGKVRFPHTLNGSGLGLPRTMIAVMENYQQADGSIVVPDVLRPWMGGIDVITP; encoded by the coding sequence ATGCTCGACATCAATTTGCTTCGTGAAACCCCGGAGATCGTCCGCAAAGCGCTAACTGACCGGCAGGACGACCCGGCGCGGGTGGATTCCATTTTGCAATTGGATGAGAAGCGCCGGTCACTGCTCTCACAGGTGGAGCAACTCAAAGCGGAGCGCAACACCGTCTCGAAAGAGATCGGCAAGATGAAAGACGAAGCAGAACGCCAGTCGAAGATCGAGGCGATGCGCCTGGTGGGCGATAAGATCGCAGAGTTGGATAAGGATGTGACAGGAGTCGAATCCGAACTGAATTATTTGATGTCCACCCTGCCGAACATCCCCGATCCCCGCACGCCCATTGGCAAGGATGACAGCGAGAATCCCGTGATCAAAACAGTCGGTGAGCCGCGCAGATTCGATTTCAAACCGCTTCCGCACTGGGACCTCGGGCCTGCGCTCGGCATCATCGACTTTGAGCGCGGCACCAAGCTAACCGGCTCGCGATTCTACATTCTGCAGAAAGCGGGCGCGAGATTACAGCGCGCTCTCATTGCGTGGATGCTCGACCTGCATGTCCGCCAGGGATATCAGGAAGAGTATCTGCCGTTCATGGTCAAGACGGCGACGGTCTACGGCGCGGGTCAATTGCCCAAGTTTGCCGATAATCTCTACAAAGACCATGAAGAGGATTATTACTTCGTGCCGACGGCGGAAATTCCGCTCACCGGTCTGCACATGGACGAAATCCTCAACGAAGCTGAGCTGCCAAAACTTTACACGGCATATACTCCTTGTTTCCGCCGCGAAAAGATGAGCGCCGGGCGCGACGTGCGCGGCATCAAGCGCGGACATCAGTTCGACAAGGTCGAGATGTATGTCTATTGCAAACCGGAAGAGTCCGAAGCCATGCACCAGAAAATGCTGAAGGATGCCGAGGAGACTTGCGCCCGGTTGGAAATCCCTTATCGCGTTAAACAGTTATGTACCGGTGATATCGGCTTTGGCGCGACGATCACCTATGACCTCGAATTATGGGCGCCCGGCTGTGACGAATGGCTCGAGGTTTCATCGGTCTCGAACGATACGGATTTTCAGGCGCGCCGTTCGAACATCAAATACCGCCCGGCAGATGGCGGCAAAGTCCGCTTCCCGCATACTTTGAACGGCTCTGGCTTGGGTTTGCCGCGCACGATGATCGCCGTCATGGAAAATTATCAGCAGGCCGACGGTTCTATTGTAGTGCCGGATGTCCTGCGCCCGTGGATGGGCGGTATCGACGTTATCACGCCGTGA